A region of Staphylococcus sp. IVB6181 DNA encodes the following proteins:
- the deoC gene encoding deoxyribose-phosphate aldolase, which produces MDYAKYIDHTLLKPDTTVDQIDKLIDEAKEYKFKSVCINPTYVKHAAEALKDSDVLVCTVIGFPLGANTSEVKAFEVEDAVKNGADELDMVINIGALKDGRYDEVQKDIEAVVKAANEHTVKVIIETVLLTDEEKRKASELSKAAGADFVKTSTGFAGGGATVEDVKLMKEVVGDDLEVKASGGVRNLEDFKAMLDAGATRVGASAGVQIIQGLESDSDY; this is translated from the coding sequence ATGGATTACGCAAAATACATTGACCACACTTTATTAAAACCTGATACGACGGTTGATCAAATCGACAAGTTGATTGATGAGGCTAAAGAATACAAATTCAAATCAGTATGTATTAACCCGACATACGTTAAACATGCGGCAGAAGCATTGAAGGATTCAGATGTTTTAGTATGTACAGTTATCGGTTTCCCATTAGGCGCAAACACTTCAGAGGTTAAAGCATTTGAAGTTGAAGACGCAGTGAAAAACGGCGCAGACGAATTAGATATGGTGATTAATATCGGCGCATTAAAAGACGGCCGCTATGATGAAGTACAAAAAGATATTGAAGCTGTTGTCAAAGCAGCGAACGAGCATACTGTCAAAGTCATTATTGAAACAGTACTGTTAACTGATGAAGAAAAACGTAAAGCATCAGAATTAAGCAAAGCAGCAGGTGCTGATTTTGTGAAAACTTCAACTGGTTTTGCGGGCGGCGGCGCAACTGTCGAAGACGTGAAATTAATGAAAGAAGTTGTCGGAGATGATTTAGAAGTTAAAGCATCCGGCGGTGTAAGAAATCTAGAAGACTTTAAAGCTATGTTAGATGCAGGCGCTACACGTGTAGGGGCGAGTGCAGGTGTTCAAATTATTCAAGGATTAGAGTCAGATTCTGATTATTAA
- a CDS encoding M23 family metallopeptidase → MNNNEKLVNNKAYLLTSSVVLGGFLFLTLPNNDAHAAVNNEEGKQGTFSNPENTMVTQANNNSNFQYNYSFNSGKIENQNKINFQKNNDGKEVNSIYNSYSNGEKNFINNVNPDKKYFDSYLDEPNNSKLKYNFEENLNTDLPIGGSSDYYTDRSIEPYASAQWLTNHTLTAGFGHYNLNINNGMHYGADFAMPIGTPVQAITGGKIIEAGWSPIWWR, encoded by the coding sequence ATGAACAACAATGAAAAGTTAGTCAACAACAAAGCTTATCTTCTAACATCATCCGTAGTTTTAGGTGGATTTTTATTCTTAACTTTGCCAAACAATGATGCACATGCTGCTGTAAATAATGAAGAAGGCAAACAAGGTACTTTTTCAAACCCAGAGAATACTATGGTTACTCAAGCAAATAATAATTCAAATTTCCAATACAACTATAGTTTTAACAGCGGAAAAATTGAAAACCAAAACAAAATAAATTTTCAAAAAAATAACGATGGAAAAGAAGTAAATAGTATTTACAACTCGTATTCTAATGGGGAAAAGAATTTTATAAACAATGTAAATCCAGATAAAAAATACTTTGATTCATATTTAGATGAACCAAATAATTCAAAGTTAAAATATAACTTTGAAGAGAATCTTAACACTGATCTTCCAATTGGAGGAAGTTCTGACTATTACACTGATAGAAGTATAGAGCCGTATGCATCTGCTCAATGGTTAACTAATCATACTTTAACTGCAGGTTTTGGACATTATAACCTTAATATTAATAATGGTATGCATTATGGTGCAGATTTTGCAATGCCAATTGGAACTCCGGTTCAAGCAATTACAGGAGGGAAAATTATTGAAGCAGGTTGGAGTCCCATATGGTGGAGGTAA
- a CDS encoding SH3 domain-containing protein, translated as MKQVGVPYGGGNQIGVKEPDGYHYQWYMHLSQINVRVGEYISTGQIIGKSGSTGYATGPHLHFQRMVGGLGNQYAQDPLPFLKDNGYGSYDNNYTPPVDYVSAPTINNTFKKDSNGTYYKSEYASFTANYDIKTRLNGPFKSNPQSGVLHPGQTINYDTVMKQDGYVWVVYTGYSGNRVYLSVRTWDKSTDTLGPLWGTIN; from the coding sequence TTGAAGCAGGTTGGAGTCCCATATGGTGGAGGTAATCAAATAGGTGTAAAAGAACCTGATGGCTATCATTATCAATGGTATATGCATTTAAGTCAAATTAATGTTAGAGTAGGAGAATATATTTCAACAGGTCAAATAATTGGTAAATCTGGAAGCACAGGTTATGCAACTGGTCCTCATCTTCATTTCCAAAGAATGGTTGGTGGTTTAGGCAACCAATATGCCCAAGACCCTTTACCATTCTTAAAAGATAATGGGTACGGAAGCTATGATAATAATTATACACCTCCAGTTGATTATGTTTCTGCACCTACCATTAATAATACATTTAAAAAAGATAGCAATGGAACATATTATAAATCAGAATATGCATCATTTACTGCAAATTATGATATCAAAACAAGATTAAATGGTCCTTTTAAAAGCAATCCACAATCTGGAGTTTTACATCCTGGTCAAACTATTAATTATGATACGGTAATGAAACAAGATGGATATGTTTGGGTGGTTTATACTGGATATTCTGGTAATAGAGTTTATTTATCTGTTAGAACATGGGATAAATCTACTGATACATTAGGACCTTTATGGGGTACAATTAATTAA
- a CDS encoding aminoacyltransferase yields MYFTNLTEEEFGNFTQNHFSHYTQSARHYHNRNKFRNDVHLVGVKDANNQVLAACLLTEARSMKFFKYFYTHRGPVMDFNNLKLVEYFFASLTLYLKKQNALYVLVDPYVLASVREAEGEIIESYNNHALMDTLKKLGYIHQGYSIGYSSMSQIRWLSVLDLKGKSETQLLNEMDYQTRRNIKKTYEMGVQVRTLSIDETPLFFELFKMAEEKHGFTFRGLDYFKQMQKTYGNRGFLKLAYIDLHNYLKELQDKRMELQGQLDEINEKLKENPNSKKSKGKANQLQQQYDSNERKINETQAMAEKDGNILNLAAALYLYNEHEVYYLSSGSNPEYNAFMGAYRLQWDMIKFAKKKSIDRYNFYGVTGDFSKEAEDYGVQKFKEGFNAHVEEYVGDFIKPIRPLVYKLSLLIDKLKQKAK; encoded by the coding sequence ATGTACTTTACAAATTTAACTGAAGAAGAGTTTGGTAATTTTACACAAAATCATTTTTCACACTATACACAATCAGCACGGCATTACCACAACCGTAATAAGTTTCGTAATGATGTGCATTTAGTAGGTGTAAAAGATGCTAATAATCAAGTGCTCGCAGCTTGCTTGTTAACTGAAGCGCGCAGTATGAAATTCTTTAAATACTTCTATACACACCGCGGACCAGTGATGGATTTCAATAATTTGAAATTAGTAGAATACTTCTTTGCGTCTTTGACATTGTATTTGAAAAAGCAGAATGCATTATATGTATTAGTTGACCCTTATGTATTAGCTAGTGTCAGAGAAGCAGAGGGAGAAATCATTGAAAGTTATAATAATCATGCATTGATGGATACATTGAAAAAGCTCGGTTATATTCATCAAGGTTATTCAATCGGCTACTCGTCAATGAGCCAAATCAGATGGTTGTCAGTTTTGGATTTGAAAGGAAAATCAGAAACACAGCTGCTGAATGAAATGGATTATCAAACAAGACGCAATATTAAAAAGACCTATGAAATGGGTGTACAGGTCAGAACTTTATCGATTGATGAAACACCTTTATTCTTTGAATTGTTTAAAATGGCTGAAGAAAAACATGGTTTTACTTTCAGAGGATTAGATTACTTTAAACAAATGCAGAAAACATACGGCAATCGCGGTTTCTTAAAATTAGCATATATTGATTTGCATAATTATTTGAAAGAACTGCAAGACAAACGGATGGAACTGCAGGGACAACTAGATGAAATCAATGAGAAATTAAAAGAAAATCCGAATTCTAAGAAATCTAAAGGCAAAGCCAATCAGCTGCAGCAGCAATATGACAGTAATGAGCGAAAAATCAATGAAACGCAAGCTATGGCAGAAAAAGACGGTAATATTTTAAATCTCGCAGCGGCGCTGTACCTTTACAACGAACATGAAGTGTATTATTTATCCAGCGGTTCAAACCCTGAATACAATGCCTTTATGGGTGCGTACCGCTTACAATGGGATATGATTAAATTTGCGAAGAAAAAAAGTATCGATCGTTATAATTTCTATGGTGTAACAGGGGACTTCTCTAAAGAAGCTGAAGATTATGGTGTACAAAAATTCAAAGAAGGCTTCAATGCACATGTAGAAGAATATGTCGGCGACTTTATTAAACCAATCAGACCATTGGTTTATAAATTATCGCTGCTGATTGATAAATTGAAACAAAAAGCAAAATAA
- a CDS encoding S-ribosylhomocysteine lyase, producing the protein MPKMNVESFNLDHTKVVAPFVRLAGTKEGQSGDVIKKYDIRFKQPNKEHMKMPGMHSLEHLMAENIRNHTDKVVDLSPMGCQTGFYVSFINHDDYEDVLNIIEATLKDAVAATEVPADNEVQCGWAASHSLEDAQKIAKEMLEKRDQWDKIFSE; encoded by the coding sequence ATGCCTAAAATGAACGTTGAAAGTTTCAATTTAGATCATACAAAAGTTGTTGCACCATTCGTACGCTTAGCAGGTACTAAAGAAGGTCAAAGCGGAGATGTTATTAAGAAGTACGATATTCGTTTCAAACAACCGAACAAAGAACACATGAAGATGCCTGGAATGCACTCATTAGAGCATTTAATGGCTGAAAATATCAGAAACCACACAGACAAAGTCGTAGACTTAAGTCCAATGGGCTGCCAAACTGGTTTCTATGTTTCATTCATCAACCATGATGATTACGAAGATGTATTAAACATCATCGAAGCAACATTAAAAGATGCTGTTGCAGCAACTGAAGTTCCAGCTGATAACGAAGTACAATGCGGCTGGGCTGCAAGCCACTCTTTAGAAGATGCACAAAAAATCGCAAAAGAAATGTTAGAAAAACGTGATCAATGGGATAAAATCTTCAGCGAATAA
- a CDS encoding ATP-grasp domain-containing protein — MVYTSRPSYVSNPWLEPDEHQSNFLTGRELLIANKMPVIVHEASVTDKLQQLFNEVGKEVPSNVYKFHNQASYEHLLKSLPKEEGKKIYFQYVHSEELVPKEDYALDKDTFVALNNKARIPEWTNGKYLPKREVVAIEDFEEAVKQWPLPIVLKPGDDLPTAGGYGVMICYNQEDLNKAIDRIHKATEETDTIIIEQKIEDIANYCVQFAYSDQLGLKYLSTTEQLTNEYGFYDGNQSVPVEEVPQAVIEAGREIMEIGISHGFYGVAGFDLLYDKYGDVYAIDLNFRQNGSTSMLLLDDELTGDYHKFYSYFSKGDNTKFYRTIMKYVRQGKIYPLSYYDGDWYGKDKVNSRFACIWHGSSREEIELNEKAFLKEIES, encoded by the coding sequence ATTGTGTATACTTCAAGACCTTCATATGTCTCTAACCCTTGGTTAGAACCAGATGAACATCAATCGAACTTCTTAACTGGACGAGAATTGCTGATTGCGAATAAAATGCCGGTCATTGTACATGAAGCAAGTGTTACAGATAAATTGCAGCAGCTATTCAATGAAGTCGGCAAAGAAGTACCAAGCAATGTTTATAAATTCCATAATCAAGCAAGTTATGAACACTTGCTGAAATCTTTACCTAAAGAAGAAGGCAAGAAAATCTATTTCCAATATGTGCATAGTGAAGAACTTGTACCAAAAGAAGATTATGCATTAGATAAAGATACTTTTGTTGCATTGAATAATAAAGCGCGTATTCCAGAGTGGACCAACGGCAAGTATTTGCCGAAACGTGAAGTTGTAGCGATAGAAGATTTTGAAGAAGCGGTTAAACAATGGCCGTTGCCGATTGTGTTGAAACCAGGCGATGACTTGCCTACAGCAGGCGGTTACGGCGTTATGATTTGTTATAATCAAGAGGATTTAAATAAAGCTATCGATCGTATTCATAAAGCAACAGAGGAAACCGATACAATAATTATCGAGCAGAAAATCGAAGATATTGCTAACTACTGCGTGCAATTTGCTTACTCAGATCAGCTTGGATTGAAATATCTTAGTACAACAGAACAATTGACGAATGAGTATGGCTTCTATGACGGCAACCAAAGCGTGCCTGTAGAAGAAGTACCGCAAGCTGTAATTGAAGCAGGCCGTGAAATTATGGAAATCGGTATCAGTCACGGTTTCTACGGTGTCGCAGGTTTTGATTTGCTTTATGATAAATACGGTGATGTTTATGCGATTGATTTGAACTTCCGTCAGAATGGCTCTACAAGCATGCTGCTGTTAGATGATGAATTGACAGGAGATTATCATAAATTCTACAGCTACTTCTCAAAAGGTGATAATACGAAATTCTACCGTACTATTATGAAATATGTCCGCCAAGGTAAAATTTATCCATTATCTTATTATGATGGTGATTGGTACGGCAAAGATAAAGTCAATTCACGCTTTGCTTGTATTTGGCACGGCAGCTCAAGAGAAGAAATCGAATTAAACGAAAAAGCATTCTTAAAAGAAATTGAATCTTAA
- a CDS encoding DUF2750 domain-containing protein: protein MDYRHERFFKDLLVNETYYIAIKDRKMVRRNVEDDAGALFWTRKELAEAYFENRTDAYDKIITRDLDRFVTSELDDLFDKGDKVLVNVTDDVDGHFIDIYETTDKLMTELDRIRVVEFSRITAKSDDVFGLTHKGNKQFIIISDNGEDKPNLMPVWSDYRSALKVRDEDFEECDVEQVEGEVFSEWLEQLRDEDRAVGVNLKPGVVGSIVSAQTLKNELSY from the coding sequence ATGGATTATAGACACGAAAGATTTTTTAAAGACCTTCTTGTTAATGAAACATATTATATTGCGATTAAAGATAGAAAAATGGTTCGCAGAAATGTAGAGGACGATGCGGGCGCTTTATTTTGGACAAGAAAAGAATTAGCAGAAGCTTACTTTGAAAATCGTACAGACGCATACGATAAAATAATTACAAGAGACTTAGATCGTTTTGTGACAAGCGAATTAGATGATTTGTTTGATAAAGGCGATAAAGTATTAGTCAATGTTACAGATGATGTGGATGGTCATTTTATTGATATTTATGAAACTACAGATAAATTGATGACAGAACTTGACCGCATCCGTGTTGTAGAATTTTCACGTATTACTGCAAAATCAGATGATGTGTTCGGCTTAACACATAAAGGCAACAAACAATTCATTATCATCAGTGATAATGGTGAAGACAAGCCGAATTTGATGCCGGTATGGAGTGATTACCGCTCAGCATTGAAAGTCCGTGATGAAGACTTTGAAGAATGCGACGTTGAACAAGTTGAAGGCGAAGTGTTCAGCGAATGGTTAGAACAATTAAGAGATGAAGACCGTGCAGTCGGCGTCAACTTAAAACCTGGTGTAGTAGGTTCAATCGTTTCAGCACAAACACTTAAAAACGAATTATCATATTAA
- the coaW gene encoding type II pantothenate kinase, which translates to MKIGIDAGGTLIKIVEIENGQRNFRTEPSDDLSKVIDWLNHQSCTNVTLTGGKAKLIQKQLNFPSKEFVEFDASSKGLEVLLEEQGHYLSDYIFANVGTGTSMHYSDGKSQKRVGGIGAGGGMIQGLGYLLSGITDYTELTNTAQQGNREYIDLKVKHIYKNSEPPIPGDLTAANFGHVLHNLDKDLTPADKLASVMGVVGEVVTTMAITLARESHTENVVYIGSSFNNNPLLRKVVEDYTVLRGFKPYYIEHGAFSGALGSVYLGNQD; encoded by the coding sequence ATGAAAATCGGTATTGATGCAGGTGGGACATTAATTAAAATTGTTGAAATTGAAAACGGGCAGCGTAATTTCCGCACTGAACCTTCTGATGATTTATCAAAAGTAATCGACTGGTTGAATCATCAATCTTGTACAAACGTCACATTAACAGGCGGGAAAGCAAAACTCATTCAAAAGCAATTGAATTTCCCTTCAAAAGAATTCGTAGAATTCGATGCGTCCTCTAAAGGATTAGAAGTATTGCTTGAAGAACAAGGCCATTATTTATCTGATTATATCTTCGCAAACGTCGGAACAGGCACTTCCATGCACTATTCAGACGGAAAGTCGCAAAAACGTGTCGGCGGTATCGGTGCTGGCGGCGGTATGATTCAAGGTCTCGGCTATCTCTTATCAGGGATTACAGACTACACTGAATTAACAAATACAGCCCAGCAAGGCAATCGCGAATACATCGATTTAAAAGTAAAACACATTTATAAAAACAGCGAACCGCCGATTCCAGGAGATTTAACAGCTGCCAATTTCGGTCATGTCTTGCATAATTTGGATAAAGACTTAACCCCTGCAGACAAACTTGCCTCTGTGATGGGTGTGGTCGGAGAAGTCGTAACAACGATGGCCATTACTCTTGCACGCGAGTCTCATACTGAAAATGTAGTTTATATCGGTTCCTCCTTCAACAACAATCCGCTGTTAAGAAAAGTTGTTGAAGATTATACTGTGTTGCGCGGATTCAAACCTTACTATATCGAACATGGTGCTTTCTCAGGCGCGTTAGGCAGTGTCTATTTAGGCAATCAGGATTAA
- a CDS encoding VOC family protein, producing the protein MKLSPYLIVENAGQAAEFYQHVFGGETKILNQQKDTVLHAEVHVNAQMVLHISSNYGKPFSNENMNLILTFEDAAEQQRVYDALSESGDPHMPIAKTFFNAMHGQVRDQYGVNWLSNCFL; encoded by the coding sequence ATGAAATTAAGTCCATACCTTATCGTTGAAAATGCAGGGCAAGCAGCAGAATTTTATCAACATGTGTTCGGTGGAGAAACTAAAATATTAAATCAGCAAAAAGATACAGTACTTCACGCAGAAGTGCATGTGAATGCACAAATGGTTCTGCATATTTCAAGCAATTACGGCAAACCTTTCAGCAATGAAAATATGAACCTGATTTTGACATTCGAAGATGCAGCAGAACAACAACGTGTTTATGATGCATTAAGTGAAAGCGGAGATCCGCATATGCCGATTGCAAAAACTTTTTTCAATGCGATGCACGGGCAAGTGAGAGATCAATACGGTGTCAATTGGTTATCTAATTGTTTCTTATAA
- a CDS encoding GNAT family N-acetyltransferase — translation MKHSKQYEDIIVTLYQPKYYQEVVNFELSERQQIYSSLPIQVLDDALKDKDRIANIAINKEGAVVGFFVLHQYYQHEGYDTPEHVVYVRSLSINEKYQGNGYGTKIMMNLPNYVQSLYSDFNHLYLVVDAENKAAWNVYERAGFMHTATKQEGPIGEERLYYLDLDSKYVSSLKLKAPEEQPDKEIDTVHLMLDGKKAGFIALQATENRMHIRGIEVDKAQRHKGIAESALRQLATYIRKNYPDIDVLDIVLFGEHNELKQLCLNSNFVETLQTEDYVKFEKYIVY, via the coding sequence ATGAAACATAGCAAGCAATATGAAGATATTATTGTAACACTATACCAACCAAAATATTACCAAGAAGTTGTGAACTTTGAATTATCAGAACGTCAGCAGATTTATTCATCGCTGCCGATTCAAGTCTTAGATGATGCACTTAAAGATAAAGACCGCATTGCAAATATTGCGATAAATAAAGAAGGGGCAGTGGTCGGCTTCTTTGTGCTGCATCAATATTATCAGCACGAAGGTTACGATACACCTGAACATGTCGTTTATGTGCGTTCTTTGTCTATTAATGAAAAATACCAAGGCAACGGTTATGGTACTAAAATCATGATGAATCTGCCGAATTATGTTCAATCGCTGTATAGTGATTTCAACCATCTTTATTTAGTGGTGGATGCTGAGAATAAAGCAGCATGGAACGTATATGAACGTGCAGGCTTTATGCATACCGCTACCAAACAAGAAGGACCGATCGGAGAAGAACGCTTGTATTATTTGGATTTAGATTCTAAATATGTATCTTCTTTAAAATTAAAAGCACCAGAAGAACAGCCGGACAAAGAAATTGATACGGTCCATTTAATGCTGGACGGCAAGAAAGCAGGCTTCATTGCACTGCAAGCGACAGAAAACCGTATGCATATCAGAGGAATTGAAGTCGATAAAGCACAACGTCATAAAGGTATCGCAGAAAGTGCATTGCGCCAATTAGCAACATATATCAGAAAAAATTATCCAGACATAGATGTGCTTGATATCGTTTTATTCGGAGAACATAATGAATTAAAACAACTCTGTTTGAACAGCAACTTTGTCGAGACTTTACAGACAGAGGATTATGTGAAGTTTGAAAAGTATATTGTTTATTAA
- the rpoE gene encoding DNA-directed RNA polymerase subunit delta, protein MKIQDYTKEMVDEKSFIDMAHTLLEEKGTTMNLYDIIDEFKALGHYEDDEHLEKRIVQFYTDLNTDGRFLNVGENNWGLRDWYSVDDIEEKIAPTIQKFDILDEEDEEDKNLKLLGEEEEEAEDEERSEADAEDDEEDLDDPQEEDEVGEEDIVIDEDDDELEETEEMFEDAADFNDEPDEE, encoded by the coding sequence ATGAAAATTCAAGATTACACAAAAGAAATGGTAGACGAAAAATCATTTATCGATATGGCCCATACTTTATTAGAAGAAAAAGGGACAACAATGAATTTATACGATATTATCGATGAATTTAAAGCTTTAGGACATTATGAAGATGATGAACATTTAGAGAAACGTATTGTTCAGTTCTATACAGATTTAAATACTGACGGTCGTTTCCTTAATGTCGGCGAAAATAATTGGGGATTGCGCGACTGGTATTCAGTAGATGATATCGAAGAAAAAATCGCACCTACAATTCAAAAATTCGACATCTTGGATGAAGAAGATGAAGAGGATAAAAACCTTAAACTTCTTGGCGAAGAGGAAGAAGAAGCCGAAGATGAAGAAAGATCTGAAGCGGACGCTGAAGACGACGAAGAAGATTTAGATGATCCTCAAGAAGAAGATGAAGTCGGCGAAGAGGATATCGTAATCGATGAAGATGACGATGAATTAGAAGAAACAGAAGAAATGTTTGAAGATGCGGCAGACTTCAATGACGAGCCGGATGAAGAGTAA
- a CDS encoding CTP synthase, which translates to MTKFIFVTGGVVSSLGKGITAASLGRLLKDRGLSVTIQKFDPYLNVDPGTMSPYQHGEVFVTDDGAETDLDLGHYERFIDINLNKYSNVTAGKVYSHVLKKERRGDYLGGTVQVIPHITNEIKERLLLAGESTKADVVITEIGGTTGDIESLPFIEAIRQIRSDLGRENVMYIHCTLLPYIKAAGEMKTKPTQHSVKELRGLGIQPDLIVVRTEYEMTQDLKDKIALFCDIPEENVIECRDAESLYEIPLQLSKQHMDDLVINRLALDAKYETQLDEWKHLLEIVNNLDGEITIALVGKYVSLQDAYLSVVEALKHAGYPLHKDIKVKWIDSSEVTDENAADFLKDADGILVPGGFGFRASEGKISAIRYARENNVPYFGICLGMQLATVEFARNVLGLEGAHSTELDPETAHPIIDLLPEQKDIEDLGGTLRLGLYPSEIKEGTLAYDIYGKKEIEERHRHRYEFNNDYREQMEEKGMVFSGVSPDGRRIEMVEIPENDFFFASQFHPEFLSRPNRPQPIFKAFIEAANKFRENK; encoded by the coding sequence ATGACTAAGTTCATATTTGTTACTGGCGGAGTAGTTTCTTCACTAGGTAAAGGGATTACTGCTGCATCATTAGGCAGATTATTAAAAGATAGAGGCTTATCTGTTACAATTCAAAAATTCGATCCGTACTTGAACGTGGACCCAGGTACAATGAGTCCGTATCAGCACGGTGAAGTATTCGTGACTGATGATGGAGCTGAAACAGACTTAGACTTAGGCCACTATGAACGTTTTATTGATATCAACTTAAATAAATACTCTAATGTGACAGCAGGTAAAGTGTATTCACACGTATTAAAGAAAGAACGCCGCGGTGATTATTTAGGCGGAACAGTTCAAGTAATTCCTCATATCACTAACGAAATCAAAGAACGTCTGTTATTAGCAGGCGAAAGTACAAAAGCTGATGTAGTAATTACAGAAATCGGCGGTACAACAGGCGACATCGAATCATTGCCGTTTATCGAAGCAATTCGTCAAATCCGCAGTGATTTAGGCCGTGAAAATGTTATGTATATCCATTGTACATTGCTGCCGTATATTAAAGCAGCAGGCGAAATGAAAACAAAACCGACACAACATAGTGTAAAAGAATTACGCGGTTTAGGGATTCAACCTGATTTAATCGTTGTAAGAACAGAATATGAAATGACACAAGATTTAAAAGATAAAATTGCGTTATTCTGTGATATTCCAGAAGAAAATGTTATTGAATGCCGCGATGCGGAATCTTTATATGAGATTCCTTTACAATTAAGCAAACAACATATGGATGATTTAGTCATTAACCGTTTAGCATTAGATGCGAAATATGAAACACAATTAGATGAGTGGAAACACTTATTAGAAATTGTGAATAATTTAGACGGTGAAATTACTATTGCTTTAGTCGGTAAATATGTCAGCTTGCAAGATGCTTATCTTTCAGTAGTAGAAGCATTGAAACATGCAGGTTACCCGCTTCACAAAGACATCAAAGTTAAATGGATCGACTCAAGCGAAGTCACAGACGAAAACGCAGCAGATTTTCTTAAAGATGCAGACGGCATCTTAGTACCAGGCGGCTTTGGTTTCCGTGCCAGCGAAGGTAAAATCTCAGCTATTCGTTATGCTCGTGAAAACAACGTACCTTACTTCGGTATCTGCCTTGGTATGCAGTTGGCTACTGTTGAATTTGCGCGCAACGTACTTGGCTTAGAAGGCGCACACTCTACTGAGTTAGACCCTGAAACAGCACATCCGATTATCGACTTATTGCCTGAGCAAAAAGATATTGAAGATTTAGGCGGTACTTTACGTTTAGGTTTATATCCAAGCGAAATCAAAGAAGGTACGTTAGCTTATGATATCTACGGCAAAAAAGAAATCGAAGAACGTCACCGTCACCGCTATGAATTCAACAATGATTACCGTGAGCAAATGGAAGAAAAAGGCATGGTCTTTTCTGGTGTAAGTCCAGACGGCAGAAGAATCGAAATGGTAGAAATTCCTGAAAACGACTTCTTCTTTGCGAGCCAATTCCACCCAGAATTCTTATCAAGACCAAACCGTCCGCAACCGATTTTCAAAGCGTTTATCGAAGCGGCAAACAAATTCAGAGAAAACAAATAA
- a CDS encoding DUF2529 family protein gives MANILQTQLTGIFNRLNQQEIDIQMAAQCLIQAIGGEGHIYVKGYGDLKFFESYLLESNEKLEDSRLLSDLEDFSALDTTDRVLLFSPFYDEAVQADTQALIDLDVDFVLICNKSKETEIPDHLLHFIDLCTPRPIVYTEDYDKIVQPHPMAFGYVYYEIYTQMIEMIRDLDIDVE, from the coding sequence ATGGCAAATATATTACAAACACAACTTACAGGTATATTTAATCGATTGAATCAACAAGAAATCGATATTCAAATGGCAGCGCAATGTCTGATTCAAGCAATTGGCGGAGAAGGACATATTTATGTTAAAGGCTATGGCGACTTGAAGTTTTTTGAAAGCTATTTATTAGAAAGCAATGAGAAGTTAGAAGACAGCAGACTGCTTTCTGACTTAGAGGATTTCAGTGCATTAGACACAACAGACCGTGTTTTACTGTTCTCACCTTTTTATGATGAAGCGGTTCAAGCAGATACACAAGCATTGATTGATTTGGATGTAGATTTTGTATTAATTTGCAACAAGAGCAAAGAAACTGAGATTCCGGATCACCTTTTGCATTTCATCGACTTATGTACACCAAGACCGATTGTTTATACAGAAGACTATGATAAGATTGTACAGCCTCATCCGATGGCGTTTGGCTATGTGTATTATGAAATCTACACGCAAATGATTGAAATGATTCGAGATTTAGATATAGATGTTGAATAA